In Segatella copri, the DNA window GGTTTTAAAGGTTAAATAAATGTTGAATGTTGAATTGGCATTAGTTCAATGTGCATTTTATACTCAACATTCAACATTCAACATTAATATAAAACAAAATATGACTACATTTCAAGACAAAGTGAAAGCACTTCGCGCTCATCATGAGGAATTGCTGAGCCGTAAGAATGAACCGGTAGAGTGGGGAAATGGTATCTATGAAAAGTATAAGAACCCAATCCTTACTGCAGAACATACACCATTGGAGTGGCGTTACGACTTCGATGAGAAGAGTAATCCGTATCTCATGCAGCGCATCATGATGAATGCTACGCTCAATTCGGGTGCCATCAAGTGGAATGGTAAGTATCTCCTCGTTGTTCGTGTTGAGGGTGCTGACCGCAAGAGTTTCTTTGCCGTAGCAGAGAGTCCTAATGGTGTTGACAACTTCCGTTTCTGGGATGAGCCTATCACCATGCCGGAGGATGTTGTTCCTGCTACCAACATCTATGATATGCGACTCACAGCTCATGAGGATGGCTACATCTATGGCGTGTTCTGTGCTGAGCGTCATGATGATGATCAGCCTGGCGACCTCAGTGCTGCTACTGCTACTGCAGCCATCGCCCGTACCAAGGACCTGGTAAACTGGGAGCGCCTTCCTGACTTGAAGACCAAGAGCCAGCAGCGCAATGTGGTTCTCCATCCGGAGTTCGTTGATGGCAAGTATGCTTTCTATACCCGTCCACAGGATGGTTTCATCGATACAGGTTCTGGTGGTGGTATCGGTTGGGCTCTTGTTGATGATATCACTCATGCCGAAATCAAGGAAGAGAAGATCATCAATGCCCGTCACTATCACACCATCCAGGAGGTGAAGAACGGTGAGGGTCCTCATCCTATCAAGACTGATAAGGGCTGGTTGCATCTGGCTCACGGTGTTCGTGGCTGTGCCAGTGGTCTCCGCTATGTGCTCTATATGTACATGACTTCTCTTGAGGATCCTACAAAGGTGATTGCAGAACCAGGTGGATATCTCCTCGTACCGGAAGGTCCTGAGTATATCGGTGATGTAATGAACGTAGTCTTTGCCAATGGTTGGATTGCAGATGAGGATGGCAAGGTATTCATCTACTATGCTTCTTCTGATACCCGCATGCATGTGGCAACTTCTACCATCGACCGATTGGTAGACTACTGCGTGAACACACCAAAGGATGATTATCGTACTCAGTTCTCTGTAGAGAAGATCAAGGCTTTGGTGGCAAAAAATAAACAGACTTTAAGTAAATAAGTTTCAGGTATTAAGATTGTAGGGATTCGTACTCCTCATCCGTATTATCAGATATAGATGGGGAGCGAATCCCTTTTTTAGTAAATTATAAATTGTAAATTGTCAATTAAAAACAATGGCTCGTTTAAAAGAAAAAATAGCTTATGCATTGGGTGATGCCGCTGCGGGTGGTATTGTATGGAAGGTGATGTCTATCGCTTTTCCTCTGTTTTTTACAAATGTCTTCGGACTCTCGTTTGCGGATGCGGCAGTACTGATGCTCGTAGCCCGCATGTTCGATGTGGTTACTGACCCGCTGATGGGTACTCTTGCCGACCGTACCCAGAGCCGTTTCGGTACCTACCGTCCTTGGCTCATCTATGGTGCCATTCCTTTCGGATTGATATTCGCCCTCTTGCTCTATACACCAGACTTCGGTCCTGTGGGCAAGCGAATCTATGCTTACGCCCTCTATCTGCTGATGATGGCGGTATATACCATGGTGAATGTGCCTTACGGCTCATTGCTCGGTGTGATGACCGAGGATGATGATGAGAAGAACCAGTTCTCTTCTTTTCGTATGGTGGGTGCTTATGCCATGGGATTCGTTACCCTGCTTTCTTTCCCTTATCTCCAGAAAATGGTAGGTGGTTCTGCCGCTCATCAGTATGCTGTCATTGGTGCCGTGCTCGGTATTATTGCAGCTGTGATGACATTGGCTTGCGGACTCCTTACCAAGGAACGTCTGAAGCCGAAGCGCGCTGAGAAGTTCTCTTTCCAGCAGTTTGCCGACCTCGTTCACAACAAGGCTTGGCTCTATATGACAGCCATCGCCGTGTGCACCAACTTCTTCAACGGATTCCGCTATGCCGTAGCTGGCTATATGTTCGATTACTGTCTGCATGGCAATGTAACCATCGAGGGATTGATTATCAACTATACCGTTTTCATGGCGTTTGGTGAAGTAACCTGTATGATTTTCGGTGGTGTATCTCCTTGGTTCACCCGTCTGGTAGGCAGCAAGCGTATGGCATTCTTCTGGTCTGCAACTCTCTGTCTGGTACTCTCGGTTGTCTTCTTCTTCATCCCGATGGATCCGTCGTATATCTGGGTGATGATAGCCATCGTTATCCTTACCTCTATGGGTATCGGTATCTATTCGCCATTGATGTGGTCAATGTATGCCGATGTAGCCGACTACCATACCGAGCATTTCGGAACATCAGCTACGGGTCTTATCTTCTCTTCCGGTACGATGAGTCAGAAGTTTGGTACCGCCATTTCCGGTTCTCTCATCGCCCTCTTCCTGGGCTGGGCAGGTGCCAACATGATAACAGATAAGATGGGTAATACGATGATCGACCCAGCCAGTGTTACCGACTCTGTGCTTACGATGGTATGGTCATTGTTCTCACTCTTCCCAGCCGTCATCGCCTTCCTGCTGATGGTGCTTGCCTGGAAGTTCCCTATCCGCAAATAATTGTTTTAACATAACTAATAATCACTATAAAGAATGGAAAAATGGAAAATCTTAAAGAAACGATGCGGGATGTTCTGGAGAACAACATCCTCAGCTATTGGCTAACGAAAGTGAAAGATGAAGAAAACGGTGGCTTTTACGGACGTGTAGACGGTAACGACCAGGTACATCCTGTAGCCGAGAAGGGAGCAGTGATGAATGCCCGTATCCTCTGGGCGTTTTCTGCTGCCTATCGTGTCTTGAAGAAGCCGGAGTATCTTGAGGCTGCCACCCGTGCCAAGGATTATGTGCGCGATTATTTTCTCGACAGGGAATATGGCGGCATCTACTGGAGTGTTGACTATCAGGGTAATCCGCTCGATACCAAGAAGCAGACTTACGCCATCGGCTTTGCCATCTATGGTTTCTCGGAGTATGCCCGTGCAACAGGTGACAAGGAGGCGTTGGATATCGCCATATCCCTGTATCATGACATAGAGAAGCATGCCTTTGATGCCAAGAACAACGGATATATCGAGGCTTTGACCCGTGAGTGGAATCCGATTGCAGACATGCGTCTCTCTGATAAGGATGAGAATGGTTCCCGTACGATGAATACCCATCTGCATATCATCGAGCCATATACCAATCTTTATCGTGTATGGAAGACTCCGGAACTGGAGAAGAGCATCCGCAATCTGCTCGATATCTTCACCGATAAGCTTCTGAACGAGGAGACTTATCATCTCGACCTCTTCTTCAATGACGAGTGGGAGGGCAAGCGCAACATCGAGAGCTATGGTCATGATATTGAGGCGTCCTGGCTGCTCCACGAAACCGCGCTGGTTTTGGACGATAAGATATTGCTGCATAAGATTGAGCGCATCATCCGTCGTATAGCCGATGCAGCAGATGAAGGCTTACGTCCGGATGGCAGTATGGTTTATGAGCATTGGAAAGATGGAGATAAGTATGATCTCCAGCGCCAGTGGTGGGTGCAGTGCGAGAACATCATCGGACATATCGACCTCTATCAGTATTTCCGTACCGAAGAACATCTCCAGACTGCCATCGCCTGCTGGAACTATGTAGCCAAGCATCTGCTGGATGCCAAGAATGGTGAGTGGCACTGGGCTATACTGGAAGATGGTACGGTGAACAAGGAGGATGATAAGGCGGGTTTCTGGAAATGTCCTTACCACAACTCCCGTATGTGTCTCGAACTCATCGAACGTGACTATTAACATACAGATTCCCTGCAAGGCAGGAATAGAATACAAAAATCCAAGCAAATCATATATTTGCTTGGATTTTTTTGTTTATCCCGATTTTTTATTGTACTTTTGCAGCCAATGTAGAATTGAGGGTGGTATCGCATCAAAAATTCAACATTCAACATTCAACATTAAACATTAAAAATAAATGTATATAGCAATAGCAGGAAATATCGGTAGTGGCAAGACAACACTCACCAAGATGCTTTCTAAACATTATGGATGGAAACAGTACTTGGAGCCCGTGGCTGAAAACCCCTATATCGATGACTATTACAAGGATATCTCGCGATGGGCACTCAATATGGAGGTGTTCTATCTGAAGCAGCGATTCAAGATTCTGCTGGAAATCCAACACAGTAAAGAGACGGTCATCCAGGACCGCACCATCTTTGAGGGTGTCTATGTCTTTGCGGCCAACAACCGGAAGATGGGCAACATGGACCAGCGCGACTACGAGACTTATATGGAGCTCTTCGAGTCGATGATGGAAGTGGTGGAGATGCCTGAACTGATGATATATCTCCGTTCTTCAGTTCCTCACCTCGTGAAGAATATCCAGAAGCGCGGTCGTGATTATGAGCAGAAGATGCCTTTGGATTATCTGGAAGGTATCAACAATCTTTACGAAGATTTCATCATGAATAAGTATAAGGGCAAGGTGCTTATCGTAGAAGTTGATAATCTCGATTTCGAGCACAATCCCAAGCAGTTTGGTGAAATCGTAGATAAGATAGATGCCAAGCTCTTCGGTCTGTTCTCTTAAAGGTAAAAAGGTAAAAAAGTAAAAAGGTAAAAAGGTAAAAAAGTAAGAGCAAGAAGAGCTAATCATAAAGTTCAAAGCTCAAAGTTCAAAGTTTAAAGTAACAAAGATGCATATAGCAATAGCAGGAAATATAGGTAGCGGCAAGACAACATTAACCAAGATGCTTGCCAAGAGATATGGCTGGAAAGCTAATTTCGAGCCGGTTGATAATAATCCATATCTGGCTGATTATTACAAGGATATGGAACGTTGGTCGTTTAATCTTCAGATTTACTTCCTGAACAAGCGATTCCATGATGTTGTGGAGATTTCACGTTCAGAGCAGACCATCGTACAGGATAGAACCATCTTTGAGGATGCGCGTATCTTTGCCCCTAATCTTCATGATATCGGTATGATGAGCGATAGGGATTTCAAGAACTATACCGATCTCTTCGATCTGATGATCAGTCTGGTGAAACTCCCTGACCTGATGATATATATCAAAAGCAGCATTCCTACGCTCGTGAAGCATATCGAGAAGCGTGGCCGCGATTTCGAGAAGAGCATCCGCATCGATTACCTCCAGGGTTTGAACAAGCGTTATGAGGATTGGATTAAGGATTA includes these proteins:
- a CDS encoding AGE family epimerase/isomerase, with the protein product MENLKETMRDVLENNILSYWLTKVKDEENGGFYGRVDGNDQVHPVAEKGAVMNARILWAFSAAYRVLKKPEYLEAATRAKDYVRDYFLDREYGGIYWSVDYQGNPLDTKKQTYAIGFAIYGFSEYARATGDKEALDIAISLYHDIEKHAFDAKNNGYIEALTREWNPIADMRLSDKDENGSRTMNTHLHIIEPYTNLYRVWKTPELEKSIRNLLDIFTDKLLNEETYHLDLFFNDEWEGKRNIESYGHDIEASWLLHETALVLDDKILLHKIERIIRRIADAADEGLRPDGSMVYEHWKDGDKYDLQRQWWVQCENIIGHIDLYQYFRTEEHLQTAIACWNYVAKHLLDAKNGEWHWAILEDGTVNKEDDKAGFWKCPYHNSRMCLELIERDY
- a CDS encoding deoxynucleoside kinase, whose protein sequence is MHIAIAGNIGSGKTTLTKMLAKRYGWKANFEPVDNNPYLADYYKDMERWSFNLQIYFLNKRFHDVVEISRSEQTIVQDRTIFEDARIFAPNLHDIGMMSDRDFKNYTDLFDLMISLVKLPDLMIYIKSSIPTLVKHIEKRGRDFEKSIRIDYLQGLNKRYEDWIKDYKGRLIIIDGDNLEFGENPEDFRKVTDLIDAELFGLFAEKEV
- a CDS encoding deoxynucleoside kinase, whose amino-acid sequence is MYIAIAGNIGSGKTTLTKMLSKHYGWKQYLEPVAENPYIDDYYKDISRWALNMEVFYLKQRFKILLEIQHSKETVIQDRTIFEGVYVFAANNRKMGNMDQRDYETYMELFESMMEVVEMPELMIYLRSSVPHLVKNIQKRGRDYEQKMPLDYLEGINNLYEDFIMNKYKGKVLIVEVDNLDFEHNPKQFGEIVDKIDAKLFGLFS
- a CDS encoding MFS transporter — its product is MARLKEKIAYALGDAAAGGIVWKVMSIAFPLFFTNVFGLSFADAAVLMLVARMFDVVTDPLMGTLADRTQSRFGTYRPWLIYGAIPFGLIFALLLYTPDFGPVGKRIYAYALYLLMMAVYTMVNVPYGSLLGVMTEDDDEKNQFSSFRMVGAYAMGFVTLLSFPYLQKMVGGSAAHQYAVIGAVLGIIAAVMTLACGLLTKERLKPKRAEKFSFQQFADLVHNKAWLYMTAIAVCTNFFNGFRYAVAGYMFDYCLHGNVTIEGLIINYTVFMAFGEVTCMIFGGVSPWFTRLVGSKRMAFFWSATLCLVLSVVFFFIPMDPSYIWVMIAIVILTSMGIGIYSPLMWSMYADVADYHTEHFGTSATGLIFSSGTMSQKFGTAISGSLIALFLGWAGANMITDKMGNTMIDPASVTDSVLTMVWSLFSLFPAVIAFLLMVLAWKFPIRK
- a CDS encoding glycoside hydrolase family 130 protein codes for the protein MTTFQDKVKALRAHHEELLSRKNEPVEWGNGIYEKYKNPILTAEHTPLEWRYDFDEKSNPYLMQRIMMNATLNSGAIKWNGKYLLVVRVEGADRKSFFAVAESPNGVDNFRFWDEPITMPEDVVPATNIYDMRLTAHEDGYIYGVFCAERHDDDQPGDLSAATATAAIARTKDLVNWERLPDLKTKSQQRNVVLHPEFVDGKYAFYTRPQDGFIDTGSGGGIGWALVDDITHAEIKEEKIINARHYHTIQEVKNGEGPHPIKTDKGWLHLAHGVRGCASGLRYVLYMYMTSLEDPTKVIAEPGGYLLVPEGPEYIGDVMNVVFANGWIADEDGKVFIYYASSDTRMHVATSTIDRLVDYCVNTPKDDYRTQFSVEKIKALVAKNKQTLSK